The region TGTTTAAATGTCAAGGGTTCTAAAGCAATATCTAATCGTAAATAAAGGACAATTAGAGGTATCAAAATAGCGATCATTGCCACGACTGACAAGAAAAACCAACGAGATAAAAATATATAAACCCAAATAATTTGGGCTAAACTACTGAGGGTTAACCAATAACCCATTTTTCGTAATCGAGGATGTTCTCTATTATAGGGTAAAACTTGATAAATCCCATTGTCTAACTAAATCGGGATTAACTTTCATAATTACTCACACCTGACTGGTGATGGTCAAGTTTAGTGTTTAGGATAACTTCTAGCATAATAGTCGGAAGCAACTACCTCTAGCACTTCTCCTTCACCTAAAAGGGGATACACACAACCAACACGATTTTCCCAAACCCGATGGGCGATGTCATAGTTAGGACATTGGATACGATAGGTAGAACCAGAGACAAGAGACGAACGACAACCCGCAGGAAGCACGAAAGACAGAAGTAACTCAAGACTATCGGGGCCTAATTTTTTGGGACTCATATTAATGTTAAACTTTTTATGTTTTTTTAAGATCCTTATTTGATATTACATGGTATTTGTTCTTCTTTTGTCAATTAGTTCTTAATATTAAGTTATTTAAACCCACATTACGTACTTTTTTTTGTAGTATTTTTTGTAGCATATTCTTTGCCTTAATTGAGTATAAATACTTAGAAAACAAGATATTTAATGTACATTTATGAAATTTTTAGCTAATTTTCTAGTTTATGATATTGTTCATAATTAATTCTTCCTGCTTCATATAAAGTTTCCGTAATTTCAGAAATTGTTAACACAGAATAAGCGTTATAACCATTATTTTTAAGCTTGTTTTTGACTCCTTCTTCATGATCAATAAAGACGACAATATCCTCAACATTTAACCCAGAAGATGTTAATTTTTCTGCTCCTTCCATAACACTTTTACCACTAATTAAAATATCATCAACTACTACAACTTTTTCTCCTAGATTAAAAGTTCCTTCAATTAATCGACGAGTGCCATGAGCTTTTACTTCTTTTCGTGGATAAATCATGGGATGATGTAACATTAAAGATAATCCGGTTGCTGTCGGTAAAGAACCATAAGGAATCCCGGCAATACGATCAAAAGTTAACGTCTTTAAAATGTCTGCATAGGCATTTAATACCTGATGAAATAGTTGAGGATTAGAAATAATTTGTCTTAAATCAATATAATAAGAAAAAGTAGCTCCCGATGCTTGAACATACTCTCCAAACAGTAAACAACCAATATCATATAGTTGTAAAATTAAATTGTGATGGGGATGATGTTTAAGTCCACATACATTAGGAGTCCATAGTTGACAGCTTGACTGTTCTTTAATAACTTCATTTCTGATTTGATTAATTTGTTGATTTAGAGATTTTATTGGTTCTATTAATTCATTTTCTTTTAGTAAATCTTGAGGAACCGGAATCAATAATCCCTCCCCATGAATATTTAAACCTGCTGTTAAAATAGAGTCAAAATTTTGACTATTTGACCAAATACTTCGCAATAAAATAAATCTTTCAGGTGCAATAGAACGAACTTTTTTAATGACTTCTACATCAGTAGTTCCTACTTCTAAAAATAATTGTTCAATGGTTCCCCAAGTCTTAACTTCCTTGACAACTTGTAAATAAAAAGGAGCATCAGGGGTTGGATATTCTTGTAATGCAACTGCCCCAGGATTAGACGTATGACAAAGAATAAATATACCTTTATCTGGATACACTAAAAAAGGCGCAACCTGATCTTGTCCCGCATAAGGATTTACTGTAACCGCATCTACTCCCCATTTTTCAAAAATTGCTTGAGCAAAAATAGTGCTGGTATTAATATCACTATGTTTAGCATCTAAAATAATAGGAATATCATCAGGAATAGCAGCTATAACTTTACCTAATAAATCTAATCCTGGGGCCCCTAATACTTCATAAAATCCCAGAGTCGGTTTATAAGCACAAACTAACTCTGATGTTTGTACAATAATTGATTTTAACCATTTTTCTAACTCAATGATTAAACTTTCTGGCCCTTCTTGGGTACAGTAAAGATGAGGCATCATTTCTGGGTTAGGATCAAGTCCAACAATCAGTAAACTATCATGAGAAGCGATCGCTTGATTTAATTTGTCAAAAAAGTTCATTTGACACTCCCTCGCCGTAGAAGGGCGGGGATTCTTGGTTCACAGAGGTTGCTTGCGCATGACAGGTGTTACCACCAACCAAAGTAGAGGCATCCTCTCCCCAAGCGTTTTGACTGTCATGCAGCCAAGTTCCCGTATGCCCTGCGGTACTTAACCCAATTCTTAATATATTTCGTGCCGCATTCTCATCTCTGTCGAGAGTGCATCCACAAGAACAAATATGAGTCCTCGTTGACAGAGATTTTTTCACAGTTCTGCCACAGTTAGAACAATTTTGAGATGTATATTGGGGTGGAACGGCAATAGTATGTTTACCATACTTTGTCCCAAAATACTCTAACCAAAGACGAAACTGATACCATGCAGCATCACTTATCGACTTAGCTAAACAATGATTTTTAACTAGGTTCTTTATTCTCAAATCTTCGTAAGCGATCAAATCTCTCGACTGAACTACGCAGTATGCTATTCTTTTAGCATACTCTTTACGTTGCCTACTTATTTTGAGGTGTCTCCTACCCAATTTCTGTCTAGCTTTTCTTCTATTAGAAGAACCTTTTTTCTTCTTAGAAACTTTTCTTTGAAGTTTTTTAAGTTTCTTTTCACCTTTGCTTAAAAAGCGAGGGTTTTCTACTTTATTTCCCTCGTGGTCAGTGTAGAAAGATTCGAGCCCAACATCTAAACCGATAGCTTTACCTGTTGGTTGGGTTTCTATTTTTAGGTCAACTGAAAGAATGAATTGGCAGTAATATCCATCCGCACGTTTAACTAATCTAACCCGTTTAATAGCCTCAATCTTGTAGAAATGTAAGTCATACGTTCCAACTAATCTAAGCCGCCCAATACCTTTTTTGTCAGTAAAGGTAATAGCCTTACGGGTTAAAGGGTCAAGATTCCATCCTGTTGTTTTATACTCAACAGAATGGCAATTATTTTTAAACCTTGGATATCCTTTTTTGCCTGGAATCTTCTTCTTGCAGTTGTTCCTCGCTTCGCTGAGGCGCGATTGCTCGTAAAAACGCGATATGGCTGACCATGCTCTTTCAGCACTTGACTGTCTAGCTTGAGAATTCAATTCGTTAGCGAACTTAAAGTCATGAGCCAATACACGACAATACTTATTAAGGTCATATCTCCCAACTTCTTTATTGTCAATCCAATAGCGTAAACACTTGTTTTGGACAAACTGAGCCGTTTTGATTGCCTCGTCTATGGCTAAGTATTGATGTTTTTTCGCTCTAACTTTAAACTCGAAAACTAACATTTATGTTAAGCTATAACAGCTAGATATAGGTTAGCATACAATGCTCGTCATTGACAACCATCAAAAAGCCGTCGTAGAATGACGGGGTTTTAAACCCAAAATTTCCGATAACATTTCTCATATAGATTAAGTAAGACTATTGTTAGCCTAGAATGGATAAAGAACTCAAATAATGATCTCATAACAGAATCAACCGCTAGAGACGTAATGGAATATGGATTTAATCACGCTACAAAGTTTTCTCGATAACACTGCCTTTTTGATTTTATTGCTCACCATGTTAATTTATTGGTCAGCAGCAGCTTTTAAAGGAATTCCTTGGTTATCTACCTTGGGAACGGCAGGGGTCGCTATTGCTAACCTTTCCATCGCCGGACTACTTATTGCTCGTTGGATTGAGGGAGGATACTTCCCCTTAAGTAATCTTTACGAATCCTTATTTTTTCTCGCTTGGGGT is a window of Aphanothece sacrum FPU1 DNA encoding:
- a CDS encoding RNA-guided endonuclease InsQ/TnpB family protein, with protein sequence MLVFEFKVRAKKHQYLAIDEAIKTAQFVQNKCLRYWIDNKEVGRYDLNKYCRVLAHDFKFANELNSQARQSSAERAWSAISRFYEQSRLSEARNNCKKKIPGKKGYPRFKNNCHSVEYKTTGWNLDPLTRKAITFTDKKGIGRLRLVGTYDLHFYKIEAIKRVRLVKRADGYYCQFILSVDLKIETQPTGKAIGLDVGLESFYTDHEGNKVENPRFLSKGEKKLKKLQRKVSKKKKGSSNRRKARQKLGRRHLKISRQRKEYAKRIAYCVVQSRDLIAYEDLRIKNLVKNHCLAKSISDAAWYQFRLWLEYFGTKYGKHTIAVPPQYTSQNCSNCGRTVKKSLSTRTHICSCGCTLDRDENAARNILRIGLSTAGHTGTWLHDSQNAWGEDASTLVGGNTCHAQATSVNQESPPFYGEGVSNELF
- a CDS encoding bifunctional orotidine-5'-phosphate decarboxylase/orotate phosphoribosyltransferase — protein: MNFFDKLNQAIASHDSLLIVGLDPNPEMMPHLYCTQEGPESLIIELEKWLKSIIVQTSELVCAYKPTLGFYEVLGAPGLDLLGKVIAAIPDDIPIILDAKHSDINTSTIFAQAIFEKWGVDAVTVNPYAGQDQVAPFLVYPDKGIFILCHTSNPGAVALQEYPTPDAPFYLQVVKEVKTWGTIEQLFLEVGTTDVEVIKKVRSIAPERFILLRSIWSNSQNFDSILTAGLNIHGEGLLIPVPQDLLKENELIEPIKSLNQQINQIRNEVIKEQSSCQLWTPNVCGLKHHPHHNLILQLYDIGCLLFGEYVQASGATFSYYIDLRQIISNPQLFHQVLNAYADILKTLTFDRIAGIPYGSLPTATGLSLMLHHPMIYPRKEVKAHGTRRLIEGTFNLGEKVVVVDDILISGKSVMEGAEKLTSSGLNVEDIVVFIDHEEGVKNKLKNNGYNAYSVLTISEITETLYEAGRINYEQYHKLEN